A DNA window from Helianthus annuus cultivar XRQ/B chromosome 15, HanXRQr2.0-SUNRISE, whole genome shotgun sequence contains the following coding sequences:
- the LOC110884685 gene encoding heavy metal-associated isoprenylated plant protein 34, with protein MNKQDFMKLQTCVLKVDTQCACDGCNQKIKKLLNKIDGVYKTSIDLEQGKVTVYGNADPSTLIKKLNKSGKHAEIWGPQKGMNFMNNQFKNMSFDNKNQKGGGGGGKDKQKDGKGNQQMQAINNKGFKDFKPNNKDQKSVKFNLPVGGGGGGGRGGFEDEDDFDDDDDEFDDEFDDDSSDGYDYKKPNKMMTGPPGVGGYGPNGPMGMMNGKNGPSGGFELPVQMKGKGGYGDAKKGNSGKKGGGGGDKDGGKKSKGGSGGGGGFGGLFGVFGGGKKKQGVSNPKGGKKGGDGGGWDKKGGGKHHDEGKFSGNKQNEFLDFSKPKKGGGGGNMGHNGGNGGNGGRNISQMGGNPMMAQMGNHPMGQMGGYPMGQMPMAQMAYRGQGMDHGNPYNNQQQYQQQYQQQQYMQGMMMMNQQKANMHPQMMYGQAPPFAYGPPMGAHGNDNMTHMFSDENTDSCSIM; from the exons ATGAACAAGCAAGACTTCATGAAGCTTCAG ACTTGTGTCCTCAAAGTCGATACACAGTGCGCCTGTGATGGCTGTAACCAGAAGATTAAAAAACTCTTGAACAAAATCGATG GTGTGTATAAGAcaagcatagatcttgagcaaGGGAAGGTGACAGTGTATGGAAATGCTGATCCATCCACACTTATAAAGAAGCTTAACAAGTCTGGTAAACATGCTGAGATATGGGGCCCACAGAAAGGAATGAATTTTATGAATAATCAGTTCAAGAACATGAGTTTTGATAACAAGAATCaaaagggtggtggtggtggtgggaaaGATAAACAAAAGGATGGGAAAGGTAACCAACAAATGCAAGCAATAAATAATAAAGGGTTTAAAGATTTCAAGCCAAATAACAAGGACCAGAAATCAGTCAAGTTTAATTTGCCTgttggcggcggcggtggtggtggtcgcGGTGGATTCGAAGATGAGgatgattttgatgatgatgatgatgagtttgatgatgaatttgatgatgataGTTCTGATGGGTATGATTACAAAAAGCCCAATAAGATGATGACAGGTCCACCAGGGGTGGGTGGATATGGGCCCAATGGGCCAATGGGAATGATGAATGGTAAGAATGGACCAAGTGGAGGGTTTGAATTGCCTGTACAGATGAAAGGGAAGGGTGGATATGGTGATGCTAAAAAAGGAAATAGTGGGAAAaagggtggcggtggtggtgacaAAGACGGTGGTAAAAAGAGTAAAGGCGgtagcggcggtggtggtggattTGGTGGCCTTTTTGGAGTTTTTGGTGGTGGTAAAAAGAAGCAAGGTGTGTCGAATCCGAAGGGCGGCAAGAAAGGTGGGGATGGTGGCGGTTGGGACAAGAAAGGAGGAGGAAAACATCACGACGAGGGTAAATTTAGTGGCAATAAGCAAAATGAGTTTCTCGACTTTAGCAAGCCTAAAAAAGGAGGTGGTGGGGGAAATATGGGCCACAATGGAGGCAATGGTGGCAATGGTGGCCGCAATATTAGTCAAATGGGTGGTAATCCAATGATGGCGCAAATGGGAAACCACCCAATGGGGCAAATGGGTGGTTATCCAATGGGTCAAATGCCAATGGCACAGATGGCATACCGTGGTCAAGGGATGGATCATGGTAACCCGTACAATAACCAACAACAATATCAGCAACAgtatcaacaacaacaatacatgcaagggatgatgatgatgaatcaaCAAAAGGCGAATATGCACCCTCAAATGATGTATGGCCAAGCACCACCTTTCGCCTATGGACCGCCAATGGGGGCACATGGGAACGACAATATGACTCATATGTTCAGTGATGAGAACACTGATAGTTGTAGCATCATGTAG